A stretch of the Filimonas lacunae genome encodes the following:
- a CDS encoding winged helix-turn-helix transcriptional regulator translates to MIKEFLEKNEDLTACPVRDIMDRVSDKWSLLILVVLDEYGTLRFHQISNLLSAISQKVLTSTLKTLEADGLIARQVYPEVPPRVEYSITAIGSSLIPAVKALTDWAEVHMPAIKASRAAFKKR, encoded by the coding sequence ATGATTAAAGAATTTCTGGAAAAAAACGAAGATTTAACAGCTTGTCCGGTAAGGGATATCATGGATAGAGTGAGTGATAAATGGTCGTTGCTGATTCTGGTGGTACTGGATGAATATGGTACCCTGCGTTTTCACCAGATCAGTAACCTGCTGAGTGCTATTTCGCAAAAGGTGCTCACTTCTACTTTAAAAACGCTGGAAGCGGATGGATTGATTGCGCGGCAAGTGTATCCGGAAGTGCCGCCACGCGTGGAGTATAGTATTACTGCTATAGGCAGCAGTCTAATACCTGCTGTAAAAGCGCTTACCGACTGGGCCGAAGTGCACATGCCGGCTATTAAAGCTTCCCGTGCTGCGTTTAAAAAGAGATAA
- a CDS encoding SDR family oxidoreductase, protein MSTILVTGATGRLGRQVVEQLMNRTQPGNISVLVRDAAKAADWATKGVQVFTGDYDTPATLATAFAGVQKLYMISGNEMGKREQQHENVVNAAKAAGIQHVFYTSFQRKNLEANSPLALVSNSHLYTEQLLAASGLTYTILRHALYADIIPDFAGPQVMSTQTLYFPAGSGKTTFATSADMAEAGAILLTASAAPYSNTHVEISASEGLSWEKIASILSQISGKTIQYVSPDMDAYTSTLAQAGVPPVFVSMLAAFAQTTALNEFDIPGQLENILQRKPASVESYLRQVYAQ, encoded by the coding sequence ATGAGCACGATTTTAGTAACAGGCGCAACAGGTCGCCTGGGCAGGCAGGTAGTAGAACAATTGATGAACAGAACACAACCCGGAAACATCAGTGTATTGGTGAGAGACGCAGCTAAAGCAGCTGACTGGGCAACAAAAGGCGTACAGGTGTTTACAGGCGACTACGACACACCTGCTACATTAGCCACAGCCTTTGCAGGTGTGCAAAAATTGTACATGATTTCAGGCAATGAAATGGGCAAGCGGGAGCAACAACATGAAAACGTAGTGAATGCAGCCAAAGCTGCCGGTATACAACATGTGTTTTACACCAGCTTTCAAAGAAAGAACCTGGAGGCTAACTCACCGCTGGCCCTGGTATCCAACTCGCATTTGTATACCGAGCAATTACTTGCGGCATCCGGCCTGACCTATACCATTTTACGCCATGCGCTGTATGCAGATATCATTCCTGATTTTGCCGGCCCGCAGGTAATGAGCACTCAAACTTTATACTTTCCGGCAGGAAGCGGTAAAACCACTTTTGCCACCAGCGCCGATATGGCCGAAGCAGGTGCAATACTATTAACTGCTTCTGCTGCCCCCTATTCCAATACGCATGTAGAGATTTCGGCATCGGAAGGCCTTTCCTGGGAAAAGATAGCCAGCATCCTTTCGCAAATAAGCGGCAAAACCATTCAATATGTATCGCCGGATATGGATGCTTATACCAGCACATTAGCACAGGCAGGTGTGCCACCTGTATTTGTAAGTATGCTGGCAGCCTTTGCACAAACCACCGCGCTGAACGAGTTTGATATTCCCGGCCAGCTCGAAAACATTTTACAGCGTAAACCTGCCAGTGTAGAAAGCTACCTGCGCCAGGTGTATGCACAATAG
- a CDS encoding alpha/beta fold hydrolase: protein MAMNTVDTTPGRTAEVNGLQIYYELHGCGTPLVLLHGGGSTITSTFGRILPLLAALHTVVAVELQAHGRTPDRGRALSFEQDADDVAALLQHLQITQAAVMGFSNGGTTALQLAIRHPQQVSKLVLASATYKRNGMQPGFFEGMQQAALEHMPALLQKAFLEVNPDAAALQTMFNRDVERMLAFTDIAEDAIKSIAAPALVINGDAEVVCAGHALELSRTLPHAQLAILPGGHGDYIGELCSLQQTAIPALVTEMIKMFLKA from the coding sequence ATGGCTATGAACACAGTGGATACAACCCCGGGCAGAACAGCCGAGGTGAATGGATTACAGATATACTATGAACTACATGGCTGTGGTACGCCGCTGGTATTGCTGCATGGCGGTGGCTCTACCATTACTTCTACTTTTGGTAGGATATTGCCGTTACTGGCAGCCCTGCATACGGTGGTGGCAGTAGAACTACAGGCACATGGCCGTACACCCGACCGGGGCCGTGCTTTAAGTTTTGAACAGGATGCAGATGATGTGGCGGCACTATTGCAACATTTACAAATAACACAGGCCGCTGTAATGGGGTTTAGCAATGGCGGTACAACAGCCCTGCAACTGGCTATTCGTCATCCGCAACAGGTAAGCAAGCTGGTGCTGGCTTCTGCTACTTATAAAAGAAACGGCATGCAGCCAGGCTTTTTTGAAGGTATGCAGCAGGCTGCTTTGGAGCATATGCCCGCATTATTGCAAAAAGCATTTCTGGAGGTGAATCCCGATGCTGCTGCATTGCAAACGATGTTTAACAGGGATGTGGAACGCATGCTGGCGTTTACTGATATTGCAGAAGATGCTATAAAAAGCATAGCGGCTCCTGCATTGGTGATAAACGGAGATGCGGAAGTGGTGTGTGCCGGGCATGCGCTGGAATTGTCGCGTACGTTGCCGCATGCGCAGCTGGCCATTCTGCCGGGCGGTCATGGCGATTATATAGGGGAGCTATGTTCACTACAACAAACTGCCATTCCCGCCCTGGTAACAGAGATGATAAAAATGTTTCTGAAAGCGTAA
- a CDS encoding UvrD-helicase domain-containing protein → MVRFTYFRAMLTQEQEAIVNSTGNIKINAVAGSGKTTTLLAYAAARPQQKILYLAFNKAVKLEAEKKFSAKRQHHVKVDTAHSLAFSRIVAGSKYTIKTEGYKIPEIVEILQLNNYTGKHTEYILATHISALIASFCNSNKLKVQEVNYEDTVTDAEALEFVNRHKEAILYQARLFLDKMNKAEIGITHDFYLKKLQLTKPQLPYDVILFDEGQDASEAMLDIFLSQKAIKVIVGDSHQQIYGWRNAVNSLEKVAYPTFHLSTSFRFNQEIAELATEVIGWKKRFQKNTTITVKGAGKPPEKVKTRAVVARTNAGLLVKAIELLIEKKEISSVYFEGRIENYTYASDGASIYDVLNLYTGEKGRIRDPLIASMANLDELEDYIDNTGDAQLRMLVEVVKEYGKKIAGYIKKLKEDHLEHNDKEKADMIFSTVHRCKGMEYDEVTLAGDFITEDKIKSILARQDDANIPKLAEEVNLLYVAVTRTRGKINIPEELLSEEDDATPVAKPKTTVQYAAKSRTYQASRNTNSGQKPWKNNEDIRLLRLFADGKPVIELAKFFGRTPVDVIRRIKELNGKN, encoded by the coding sequence ATGGTACGATTTACCTACTTTCGCGCCATGCTTACGCAGGAACAGGAGGCCATTGTTAACAGCACAGGAAATATTAAGATAAATGCGGTAGCAGGTTCGGGTAAAACCACTACCCTGCTGGCTTATGCCGCAGCACGCCCGCAACAGAAAATACTGTATCTGGCCTTTAATAAGGCGGTGAAGCTGGAAGCAGAAAAGAAGTTTTCGGCTAAAAGACAGCACCATGTAAAAGTAGACACCGCACATTCCCTTGCCTTTTCGCGCATTGTAGCCGGCAGCAAATACACCATAAAAACAGAAGGTTACAAGATACCGGAGATAGTAGAAATTTTACAGCTGAACAACTATACGGGCAAACACACCGAATACATTTTAGCTACACATATCAGTGCCCTGATAGCCAGCTTTTGCAACAGCAACAAGCTAAAGGTGCAGGAGGTGAATTATGAAGACACCGTTACCGATGCAGAAGCATTGGAATTCGTAAACCGGCATAAAGAAGCCATTCTATACCAGGCACGGTTGTTCCTGGATAAAATGAATAAAGCCGAAATAGGCATCACGCACGATTTTTACCTGAAAAAGCTACAACTCACCAAACCACAACTGCCTTATGATGTGATATTGTTTGATGAAGGCCAGGATGCTTCGGAAGCCATGCTGGACATCTTTTTATCGCAAAAGGCCATCAAGGTAATTGTAGGCGACAGTCACCAGCAGATATATGGCTGGCGCAATGCAGTGAACTCGCTGGAGAAAGTAGCTTATCCTACGTTTCATTTAAGCACCAGTTTTCGCTTTAACCAGGAAATTGCCGAACTGGCTACCGAGGTGATCGGTTGGAAAAAACGTTTTCAGAAAAACACCACCATTACCGTAAAAGGAGCTGGCAAACCACCCGAAAAAGTAAAAACCCGCGCCGTAGTAGCCCGCACCAATGCCGGCCTGCTGGTAAAAGCCATTGAACTGCTGATTGAAAAAAAGGAGATCAGCTCTGTATACTTTGAAGGCAGGATTGAAAACTATACCTATGCTTCGGACGGAGCTTCTATATACGATGTACTGAATTTATACACCGGTGAAAAAGGCCGCATACGCGATCCGCTGATTGCCTCTATGGCCAACCTGGATGAACTGGAAGACTATATTGATAATACCGGCGACGCACAGCTACGTATGCTGGTGGAAGTAGTAAAGGAATATGGCAAAAAAATAGCCGGCTATATTAAAAAGCTGAAAGAAGATCACCTGGAGCATAACGATAAAGAAAAGGCCGACATGATCTTTTCTACCGTACACCGCTGTAAGGGCATGGAGTATGATGAGGTGACACTGGCCGGCGATTTTATTACAGAAGACAAGATCAAAAGTATATTGGCCCGGCAGGATGACGCCAACATTCCTAAACTGGCCGAAGAAGTAAACCTGTTGTATGTGGCGGTTACCCGCACCAGGGGCAAAATAAACATACCGGAAGAGCTGTTGTCGGAAGAAGATGACGCTACCCCGGTAGCCAAACCCAAAACCACCGTACAGTACGCAGCCAAAAGCCGTACCTACCAGGCCAGCCGCAACACCAACAGCGGACAAAAGCCCTGGAAAAACAATGAAGACATACGCCTGCTGCGCCTGTTTGCAGATGGCAAACCGGTTATAGAACTGGCTAAGTTTTTTGGAAGAACGCCGGTAGATGTTATCAGGAGAATTAAAGAATTGAACGGCAAAAACTAA